A region of the Ignavibacteriota bacterium genome:
CTCGTTCCACATCCGTTCGGACTTTTTGAAGTTTACCGAGTGTTTCGCCGCTTCGCTGGTCTTCAAACACGGAGTACGGAAGTTCGAGCGAGTGCCGGAGTCCGTCGGAATAGATTTGCGCTCCTAACTTTTGCGTAATCGTATTAATGAAATAATCCTGAAAGTTCTTCGCCACGCGTGAAACGAACGCAACGCCGACTGCCGCAAGCAAAAGCGTCCCGACACCTTTGAAGAATTCTTCCGAAGAGAATTCCTTGAAGCGTGTAACATACTCATCAATAATATGGCGGAAGATGAGCGGGTCGAGCAGTGAGAATGTCTGATTGACTGCGGCAAGAAACAGCGCAAGTGTAATCAGTTTCCAGTAGTGTTTGAGGTACGATAGGAGAAGTTTCATAGTGGTTCGATGCAGAGCAAAAAATGATGGGCTAAGATAGGAAATATTTTTGTGAGATTCTGCTTCAAAGGATGAACGAGAGCACACCCTTTGAGAAAGTGGTAAAATGAGAAAAAAACTGTTATGTTTACCAGCCTGAGTTTGCTAAAATTCCATAACACAATTACTTTCAAAGTACATTCAGATTACACCTCAATAGTATCAAACGAAAACGAATACATGAAACAATTAGTCGAGTGCGTCCCCAACTTCAGTGAAGGACGGGACAAACATATCATTAATGAAATTGCAGAAAGCATCAAACAAGTACAGCATGTTAAACTCCTCAGCGTCGAGCCGGATAATGATTACAACCGAACGGTAGTAACATTTGTCGGCGAGCCGGAAGCGGTGCGCGACGCCGCGTTTGCCGCGACCAAAAAAGCCGCCGAACTGATTGACATGACGAATCACAAAGGCGAACACCCGCGCATCGGTGCGACGGATGTTGTGCCGTTCATTCCTGTTTCGGGAGTGACGATGCAGGAATGTGTGAACCTTGCCGAAGGATATGGCGAGCGTGTTGCGAAGGAACTGAACATTCCCATATACTTGTATGAAGAAGCCGCGCGAACCCCGGAACGAAAAAATCTTGCAACAATCCGGAAGGGCGAGTACGAAGCGCTGAGAGAAAAATTGAAAGTCCCGGAATGGAAACCGGATTTCGGTTTTGCAGAGTTCAATGCGAAGTCCGGCGCGACGGTGACAGGCGCGAGGTTTTTCCTGATTGCATACAACGTCAATCTTGCAACGAACGACAAAGAGATTGCACACGAGATTGCGCTTCGCATCCGTGAAAGCGGTCGCACAATAAAAAATCCCGATGGAACGAAGACGACGATTCCCGGTTCGCTCAAATCCATTAAAGCAATGGGAGTTCAATTGGAGAGATTCAACATTGCTCAGGTTTCCATCAACGTAACCAACTATACGCTCGTGCCGCCGCATATCGCATTTGAAGAAGTGAAGAAAGAAGCCAAAACGCTCGGCGTGGAAATAACCGGAAGTGAAATCGTTGGGTTAATTCCGAAAGAAGCGTTACTTTTAGCAGGAAATTTTTACGGTGCGACTGAGCAAACCGAGCAGGCACAAATCCAAACAGCAATTGAGCATTTGGGATTGAGCCAACTCGAACCGTTCGTCCCCGAAAAGAAAATTATTGAATTCATGATTTGAAAGAACGTATGTTAACCGAAAAAACACTCACAACATTTCTCGATGAACTTGCCTCCAACTCACCCGCGCCCGGCGGAGGAAGTGTCGCCGCTCTGGCGGGGGCGCTTGGCTCTGCGCTCACTTCAATGGTCTGTAATCTGACAATCGGCAAAAAGAAGTATGCCGATGTGGAGGCCGAATTGAGAACCGTGTTAGAGCAGGCAGAAGATTTACGCGCCACATTCACAACATTAGTTGATAAAGACACGGAAACCTTCAACAAGGTGATAGAAGCGTATGGGTTGCCGAAAGATACGGAAGGACAGAAGGCGCTTCGTGCCGCGGCAATTCAGGAGACGACGAAGGAAGCCGCGCTCGTTCCGCTCGAAGTGATGAAGCATGTGATTGATGCTCTCGCGCTTGCGCATGTTGTCGCAGAAAAAGGAAACGTCAACTCCGCAAGCGATGCCGGAGTGAGCGCGTTGCTCCTTCATGCCGCATGTGAAGCCGCCGCACTTAATGTTCGCATCAACCTCAACACAATCTCCGACCATAACTTCAATGGCTGGAAAGAAGAAGAACTCCTTTCGTTATTGAAGACAAGTAAAGCGAAATCTGATGAGGTGATGGAAGTAGTGAGGAAGAAGATTGCGGGTGTGTAAGGATACCTAAAAAAAACACTACAGATGCAAAAAGACAATTGCAAACATAACAATCATTTTGTATGTTCACTCAATAAATTTAAACGATATGAATACGATACAACTCCCGATGAATGAATACCAAAATCTGATTGAAGAAATCCGGTTGCTCAAAAAAACGGAACTTCTTGAAAACGTCAATCGTCTCATTGATTTACTCTATCAGGATAAATATGGACTGTACATGGGTGAGCATACGGAAGATTTAACAGAGTACAGCGTCTCTCATCATTGGGGAGAAAAAGAGAGTGGCTGGGATGCGTTATAGACAACGTGAAATAGTACTTGTTCCGTTTCCGTATTCAGATTTAAGCGCAAGTAAAAAACGTCCTGTCTTAATTGTGTCCAACGACGACTTCAACGACAAGTTCGATGATGTCGTTGTCTGTGTTATATCGAGTAATCTCTTTAAAGATTCTTACTCGTTAGAGTTGCGGAATGAAGATTTGGAAATGGGAATGTTGCCCGAATCTTCTGTTGTGAAAGCACATAAATTATTTTCCATCCACAAATCGAAAATTATCCGGAAGTTTAGCATTGTGAAAGAAAAGTATTTCTCAGAAGTTGAGAAGGTAATAGCAGAGATTGTGAAACCGAAGCATTAAGGTGAGGATGAACGCATTTATGTTTCATACTGCATGCGAAGCCGCCGCTCTCAATGTTCGCATCAATCTCAACTCCATCTCCGACCATAACTTTAACGGATGGAAAGAAGAAGCGATTTCTCTGTTGAAGACGAGCAGGGCGAAGGCGGATGCGGTGCTGGATGTGGTGAGGAGGAAGATTGCGGGGATGTGATTTCATCTGTGTCGATAAATAAACTTCTATTAGTTCGCGCCACAACAATTTTTATATTTTAAGCCGCTTCCACAAGAACATGGATCATTTCTGCCCATTTTTTTGGTAAGACGAAGATATTGGCCTTTACCTTCTAATAAAAGTTTAGCGAGTTTTTCTAAACTTTCATCATATTTCCAAACTTCATCATTGAACGCAATTGTATCGATCATTCTTGAACTGTTTTTTAGACTTCCAAAGCCAATCCAAACATCACCCTTACTTTTGTATTTTCTTACCTGACACAATGTTAATAATTTACTTTTTAACTCCTCAGAGTTATCGGAGTTCAATGAAAAATATGAAAAACCAACACGCGGTAAATATCTATTGTCCGGCGGTAAAGAAAAATCATGTGCTTTTTGGTCTTCAAAAGTTTTTTGTTTTGTTTTTAGTATGAAATTTACAAGATCATCTCTTGCCTTACCAGAATTATCGGAGAGGTAAAACAAAATATCGGTTATTTTTGGCTCATAGATACTTTTAAGCTCTTGACAAAGATGGTCATAATCTTCATTTTTCCATTTCTTTTTAATTGCATCACCTTCATCGGAAACTTCTATACCTGCTTTAACTGGATAATAATTTCTATCTATTAGTTTACCATAGCTTGTATCTATAAGAAACTGGTCGCATTTGGGGATTTTCCACAACTTGTTAGTCAAATGATAACCGAGAAATACCATCTCTTCTTCTCCCAGGAAATAATCCATTAATGCTATTCTTTGTTTTATGTAATAAAGAAAATCGTATGGATCATTCAAGTAATATGCAAGCAGTTCTAAATCGAAAATTGTTAAAACGATTGGAAACGGTTCATCGTCTTTCTTGTCCAACATGATATGAGATTGATGAGTGAGGGATGGATAATTTTCAGTTGAAACTACCATTAAATAAACTTCGTCAATCCCTTCTGATAGTATTATTTCATTACCATTTTCATCTATAAACTTTGCTTTTTTTTCTAATATTTTCTGACGAGATACTAATCCTTGCTCATAGGCATCTTGAACAGCTTTCTGAAAATCATCGATTAATCCTTTATCGTTGCCTTTTCTAGATAAGAGGGTAAGCTTTTTTGATTTTACTTGCACACATAAAGCCTTACTCCCCAAAACACAAAGAACATCAATATCAGTCGACTCGTGCCCTTTTGTTGTTTTTATTTTTACGGATTTATGGGCTCTATAAACTCCAAAGACTTTCGCTAAGAAAGCATACGTCACTTCCTCTCCGACCCTTCCTCTGTTTTCAGCAGCTTGATCAAGGTATTCTTTGTCATTTGACATCCAATAATAAGGACATTCATATATTGCTTCAAACAACAAAAATGTAATTGGTACAAAATATTTTTCATTATCAAGTTTAATGATTGGATGAGAGTTTATAAGATTATAATCTCCAATGGTTTGAAACTTAAAATTTACACCATCTTCTGGAGAGATGGAAAAATTATCTAAAAATGCTTGAATGTTGCTTTCGTTTCCGAAGGATGCTCTCTCAACGATAAACAACTCTATTAAACTCTGATAAAACGATTTCCAACCATCTTCTCTTATATCCTCCATTGTTAAATTTTCTTTATCTCTTACATGTTCAAAGAATAATTCAACATATTGATGTATTTCCATTAATGGCAAAATATCTCGAGCTTGTTTTTCCCAATCCTCGGTAGGCTTTTTTTTCTTCATCTTTTCAATTAATTCGGGTAACTTTTCATTCAGTCCATATAAGTGTACTTTTTCTGATTTTTCTTGTAGAATGTGTTTTATCTGAGAAACAATCATTGGAGTATCAGTGAGACTAAATTTTCTATTTTTAGAAAGCCACTCTTTATCGTATTTGTATTTTCTTTCTAAAAACTCTGAATATTGAAAATCATAAACCCCACTTCCAGAATAAAATATTGCCTCGATGAGCATATCTCCCTTGCCAAAGAACTCTTTTTGGTCGCTTCTATAATTTTCAATGTTGTGCTCTGCTTCGAGGCTTTTTTCTAATTTTTCAATAAATGGAATATTGAAAGATTGATGTAACTCTTCCATTAATCCGTACGTTTTTTGTTTTAGTTGAATTAGCTCCAGGGGAGTTTCTGGTGGCGCAAACTCTATCTTCTTTTGTATGAAAAAACCAAGCAGCAGAGATGCTTCGTTTGTGCTTAATCTTTTTCTGTAATCTAATTTGTGTAATTGTTCTAGAACAATATGAAAATCTTCAAAAAGAATCATACAAAGAGCATAAATATAGCCCTTAGAGGTTACTAGTTGTCTAATTTCATCGATTATTATTTCAGTTTTTCTCATTACCAAATAGAATCCAAAGTGATCTGATTTTAAACTCGATATCAAATTGTTGATTAATAGTAGTTATTATTTTCATTATAATGAAACAAGCAATTGTCCCAGAAGTTCGGTCATTTGCTACTAATTTCCACACACCCCAGACTGAGTGAAAACGAGAATAATCAAATAACTAATCCCGTTGTCTCTTTTTGAGAAGTTCATTATACTGTGATTGAAATTCATAATGTATGACCCCTCTCCGTTACCTCTTCATTGATTTCAACGCCTACTTCGCTTCGTGTGAACAGCAGGTAGAGCCAAAACTTCGCGGCAAGCCGGTTGCCGTTGTTCCGATGGATGCGGATACAACGAGTTGCATTGCCGCGAGTTATGAGGCGAAAAAGTTCGGCGTGAAAACCGGAACGCTTGTACGAGAGGCGAAGCGAATGTGCCCAGGACTGATTTGTGTTCCGGCACGGCATCTTATCTACATAGAATATCATCACAAACTGATTGAAGCGGTCGAGTCGTGTCTTCCGGTTTTTAAAGTCATGTCCATTGATGAAATGGTGTGCGAACTGACGGGAAGTCAACGGCAACGGGAAAAGGCAATCGCGTTGGCACATCAAATCAAACAAACAATTGCAACAAACGTCGGCGAGTGTCTTCGCTGTTCAGTTGGTATCGCACCGAATATTTTTCTTTCTAAGACCGGTTCCGATTTACAAAAACCCAACGGGCTCGTCATCATCGAACCGAAAGATTTACCGCACTGCCTGCTGAAGATGGAGTTGCGTGATATTTACGGAGTCGGCGCGAGGATGGAAGAGCGATTGCGAAGAAACGGAATCAACACGGTACTTGAGTTGTGGAACGCAAGCAAAGAGAAACTGCACAACGTGTGGGGCGGTATCGAAGGAGAACGGATGTATGATAATTTGCGCGGCGAGGTTGTCTATTCGCCGCCGACACACAAATCATCCGTCGGACACTCGCACGTGCTTGCACCCGATTACCGGACGGAAGAGAAAGCGTATGCAACGCTTCATCGCCTGCTTCAAAAAGCGGCGATGCGTCTGCGGAAATATGAACTGCTTGCAAGCGCAATGTATGTGAAAATCAAATACATCAGCGGCGAGCGGTGGACGGATGAAATTCATTTTACAGAAACACAGGACACGGTGCATTTCATCAACGCTCTGACGAAAATGTGGGAACGGAAAGAACCGGTTCATGCAACGCCGATTAAGGTTGCTATTACACTGTTCAAGTTGAAGGAGGAGAAAAACAAGACGCCTCAGTTATTTCCGTTCGGCAGGTCGTCGGAAGCGCTCAATACCGCGCTCGATAAACTGAACAGCATGTACAAAAAGAACACGGTCTATTTCGGCGGCGCTCACGAAGCCCTAGATTCCGCGCCGATGCGGATTGCATTCACGCATATTCCTGATCCGGAGATAGAGGGGGATGAGTGATTAACAGATTAGAAATTTGTCTAAAGAGCAGACGATTTTTCAAAGTAATATTGAAAAATATCGTCCCCCATCGCTTTATTTATTTCCTTACATAATAGCTGGAATCTATCTAAGTATCTGGTAAAACCTTCTCGGGCAGTTTCGATTTTTTTTCTTTCGTTATCAGTCATAAACTCTTTATTCAATACTCTAATATTGTTAAAGGTCGCGATAAAATAATAGCGATAGTATGAATGTGTTAGTGTGTGGAGGTCACGAAGACCTATGTTAAGATTATTAAATGATAGCGAACACGATTTTAACCTATTAATTAAATTAGAAGTTACCCATTCGGATA
Encoded here:
- a CDS encoding SEC-C domain-containing protein — translated: MRKTEIIIDEIRQLVTSKGYIYALCMILFEDFHIVLEQLHKLDYRKRLSTNEASLLLGFFIQKKIEFAPPETPLELIQLKQKTYGLMEELHQSFNIPFIEKLEKSLEAEHNIENYRSDQKEFFGKGDMLIEAIFYSGSGVYDFQYSEFLERKYKYDKEWLSKNRKFSLTDTPMIVSQIKHILQEKSEKVHLYGLNEKLPELIEKMKKKKPTEDWEKQARDILPLMEIHQYVELFFEHVRDKENLTMEDIREDGWKSFYQSLIELFIVERASFGNESNIQAFLDNFSISPEDGVNFKFQTIGDYNLINSHPIIKLDNEKYFVPITFLLFEAIYECPYYWMSNDKEYLDQAAENRGRVGEEVTYAFLAKVFGVYRAHKSVKIKTTKGHESTDIDVLCVLGSKALCVQVKSKKLTLLSRKGNDKGLIDDFQKAVQDAYEQGLVSRQKILEKKAKFIDENGNEIILSEGIDEVYLMVVSTENYPSLTHQSHIMLDKKDDEPFPIVLTIFDLELLAYYLNDPYDFLYYIKQRIALMDYFLGEEEMVFLGYHLTNKLWKIPKCDQFLIDTSYGKLIDRNYYPVKAGIEVSDEGDAIKKKWKNEDYDHLCQELKSIYEPKITDILFYLSDNSGKARDDLVNFILKTKQKTFEDQKAHDFSLPPDNRYLPRVGFSYFSLNSDNSEELKSKLLTLCQVRKYKSKGDVWIGFGSLKNSSRMIDTIAFNDEVWKYDESLEKLAKLLLEGKGQYLRLTKKMGRNDPCSCGSGLKYKNCCGAN
- the ftcD gene encoding glutamate formimidoyltransferase gives rise to the protein MKQLVECVPNFSEGRDKHIINEIAESIKQVQHVKLLSVEPDNDYNRTVVTFVGEPEAVRDAAFAATKKAAELIDMTNHKGEHPRIGATDVVPFIPVSGVTMQECVNLAEGYGERVAKELNIPIYLYEEAARTPERKNLATIRKGEYEALREKLKVPEWKPDFGFAEFNAKSGATVTGARFFLIAYNVNLATNDKEIAHEIALRIRESGRTIKNPDGTKTTIPGSLKSIKAMGVQLERFNIAQVSINVTNYTLVPPHIAFEEVKKEAKTLGVEITGSEIVGLIPKEALLLAGNFYGATEQTEQAQIQTAIEHLGLSQLEPFVPEKKIIEFMI
- a CDS encoding cyclodeaminase/cyclohydrolase family protein, which codes for MLTEKTLTTFLDELASNSPAPGGGSVAALAGALGSALTSMVCNLTIGKKKYADVEAELRTVLEQAEDLRATFTTLVDKDTETFNKVIEAYGLPKDTEGQKALRAAAIQETTKEAALVPLEVMKHVIDALALAHVVAEKGNVNSASDAGVSALLLHAACEAAALNVRINLNTISDHNFNGWKEEELLSLLKTSKAKSDEVMEVVRKKIAGV
- a CDS encoding DNA polymerase yields the protein MTPLRYLFIDFNAYFASCEQQVEPKLRGKPVAVVPMDADTTSCIAASYEAKKFGVKTGTLVREAKRMCPGLICVPARHLIYIEYHHKLIEAVESCLPVFKVMSIDEMVCELTGSQRQREKAIALAHQIKQTIATNVGECLRCSVGIAPNIFLSKTGSDLQKPNGLVIIEPKDLPHCLLKMELRDIYGVGARMEERLRRNGINTVLELWNASKEKLHNVWGGIEGERMYDNLRGEVVYSPPTHKSSVGHSHVLAPDYRTEEKAYATLHRLLQKAAMRLRKYELLASAMYVKIKYISGERWTDEIHFTETQDTVHFINALTKMWERKEPVHATPIKVAITLFKLKEEKNKTPQLFPFGRSSEALNTALDKLNSMYKKNTVYFGGAHEALDSAPMRIAFTHIPDPEIEGDE
- a CDS encoding type II toxin-antitoxin system PemK/MazF family toxin, coding for MRYRQREIVLVPFPYSDLSASKKRPVLIVSNDDFNDKFDDVVVCVISSNLFKDSYSLELRNEDLEMGMLPESSVVKAHKLFSIHKSKIIRKFSIVKEKYFSEVEKVIAEIVKPKH